The Doryrhamphus excisus isolate RoL2022-K1 chromosome 18, RoL_Dexc_1.0, whole genome shotgun sequence genome contains a region encoding:
- the nr1d4b gene encoding nuclear receptor subfamily 1, group D, member 4b, with the protein MDNSPGGGVILYAGSSGSASPSPGSPSSGYQTQSPSSHSQPSSPEGVSFQEIGAMKQGGEQRGGTPSPKMVFQFPEVNNAPAAHVTTVSSATYNHPTVAKRPCGFTGTFPKTGGMVLLCKVCGDIASGFHYGVHACEGCKGFFRRSIQQNIHYKMCVKNENCLIMRMNRNRCQHCRFKKCLFVGMSRDAVRFGRIPKREKQRLLDEMQSYMNSLNESASMEMEVSPPSDTRCSPQNQTNEGAGSIRQSYQSDLINSEKKPLKRPASNSNLGTSFQNSPVRETSPPHTTVNAQHTFQGDLTSGYNVPSKCPVTPTNNDNTANHNINASKFGFTNQNQCPISGSLSSQPYAANQRTDSQNQNSCPWKLNGGAKVLACPLNSCPVAPASRSSQEVWESFSQCFTPAVKEVVEFAKSIPGFQTLSQQDQVMLLKSGTFQVLMVRFCSLFDAKERTVTFLNGQTYSLASLRALGMGALLDAMFDFSEKLASLGLEPDEMALFMAVVLVSADRSGIVDMGAVEQLQENLIKALRSLITSRRPDDSTLFPKLLLRLPDLRTLNNQHSDKLLAFRIDP; encoded by the exons ATGGACAACAGCCCTGGTG GTGGTGTCATCCTCTATGCCGGCTCCTCTGGCAGTGCCAGCCCAAGTCCTGGCAGCCCCTCCAGCGGATACCAGACCCAGTCACCCTCCTCCCACTCGCAGCCCTCCTCCCCAGAGGGTGTCTCCTTTCAGGAGATTGGGGCCATGAAGCAGGGAGGGGAACAAAGGGGAGGGACGCCTTCTCCCAAAATGGTCTTCCAGTTTCCTGAGGTGAACAATGCTCCAGCTGCCCACGTCACAACGGTGTCGTCAGCGACCTACAACCACCCCACGGTGGCCAAAAGACCTTGTGGTTTTACTGGCACCTTCCCCA AAACCGGAGGGATGGTGCTTCTGTGCAAGGTGTGTGGTGACATCGCATCTGGGTTCCACTATGGTGTCCATGCCTGTGAGGGCTGCAAG GGTTTTTTCCGACGAAGCATTCAGCAGAATATCCACTACAAGATGTGTGTGAAGAATGAAAACTGTCTCATCATGCGTATGAACCGAAACCGATGCCAACACTGCCGCTTTAAGAAGTGTCTCTTCGTGGGCATGTCCAGAGATG CTGTCCGTTTTGGCCGTATTCCCAAGCGAGAGAAGCAGAGACTATTGGATGAGATGCAGAGCTACATGAACAGTCTGAATGAATCAGCCTCCATGGAGATGGAGGTGTCACCTCCCTCCGACACCCGCTGCAGCCCACAGAACCAGACGAATGAAGGAGCGGGCTCCATCAGGCAGTCCTACCAGAGCGACTTAATAAACAGCGAGAAGAAGCCTCTCAAGAGGCCTGCCAGCAACAGCAACCTTGGCACGTCTTTCCAGAACAGTCCAGTTCGGGAAACCTCGCCGCCACACACAACAGTGAATGCACAGCACACATTCCAGGGGGATCTGACATCAGGATACAATGTCCCCTCAAAGTGCCCAGTCACCCCGACCAATAATGACAACACCGCCAATCACAACATCAATGCGTCCAAGTTCGGCTTCACCAACCAGAATCAGTGTCCTATCAGTGGCAGCCTTTCATCTCAGCCCTacgcagccaatcagaggactGATTCCCAGAACCAGAATTCCTGTCCTTGGAAGCTGAACGGTGGAGCCAAAGTGCTG GCATGTCCACTCAATTCTTGTCCGGTGGCTCCAGCCAGTCGCTCCAGTCAGGAAGTGTGGGAGTCTTTCTCACAGTGCTTCACCCCTGCTGTCAAGGAGGTGGTGGAGTTTGCAAAGAGCATCCCAGGCTTCCAGACTCTGAGCCAGCAGGACCAAGTCATGTTGCTCAAATCTGGCACTTTCCAG GTGCTGATGGTGAGATTCTGTTCATTGTTTGACGCCAAGGAGAGGACCGTGACCTTTCTCAACGGGCAGACATACTCCCTGGCATCACTACGGGCATTGGGCATGGGCGCTTTACTGGATGCTATGTTTGACTTCAGTGAGAAGCTAGCATCTCTGGGTTTGGAGCCAGATGAGATGGCGCTTTTCATGGCCGTCGTGCTGGTTTCAGCCG ATCGTTCCGGTATAGTGGATATGGGAGCGGTGGAGCAGCTGCAGGAGAACCTCATAAAAGCCTTGCGCTCGCTCATCACGAGTCGCCGGCCCGACGACAGCACCCTTTTCCCAAAGCTGCTGCTACGTCTGCCTGACCTGCGGACCCTGAACAACCAGCACTCTGATAAGCTTTTAGCGTTCCGCATAGATCCCTAA